From one Leptospira paudalimensis genomic stretch:
- the rpmG gene encoding 50S ribosomal protein L33: MREIIKLTCVPCAIPGRSNYFQTKNKKTKSEKLVTKKYCKFCKAHTDHKESKV; encoded by the coding sequence ATGAGAGAAATCATAAAACTAACCTGTGTCCCATGTGCGATACCTGGGCGGTCAAATTACTTCCAGACTAAAAACAAGAAGACAAAGTCGGAAAAACTTGTGACAAAAAAATATTGCAAATTTTGCAAAGCACACACGGATCACAAGGAATCCAAAGTCTAA
- a CDS encoding TraR/DksA family transcriptional regulator, which produces MPKPAAKSSAEKGVDKKFIEEVRELLQEKKESLLIKLNQWEDTSSPSGLKEMGDIADIASELNSEALTSVLTENEIETLREIELALEKIENGTYGICEGTKKKIPLARLKAIPWTRFTVEYAEQMAKSRNRAGGYRMDSLSAYPTTGMDVDSLD; this is translated from the coding sequence ATGCCTAAACCAGCTGCAAAATCCTCCGCCGAGAAGGGAGTCGACAAGAAGTTCATCGAAGAGGTGCGTGAGCTCCTCCAAGAGAAAAAAGAATCTCTTCTCATCAAACTCAACCAGTGGGAAGATACAAGTTCTCCTTCTGGCCTTAAGGAAATGGGAGATATTGCAGACATCGCATCCGAACTCAACTCAGAAGCCCTCACTTCTGTTTTGACAGAAAACGAAATTGAGACTCTACGTGAGATCGAACTCGCCTTAGAGAAAATTGAAAACGGAACCTATGGTATCTGTGAAGGGACAAAGAAAAAAATCCCCCTTGCCAGACTCAAAGCCATCCCGTGGACAAGATTCACCGTAGAATACGCGGAACAAATGGCAAAAAGCCGTAACCGTGCAGGTGGTTACCGAATGGATTCCCTATCGGCATACCCCACAACTGGAATGGATGTAGATTCTCTCGACTAG
- a CDS encoding DUF4442 domain-containing protein has protein sequence MRNREILLEYKVHPLWKFLEETYGFEQAFRMFKPYEGANILPKLVDRNTMVVSMPLILSNTNYVGTHFGGSLYSMCDPFFMFLLMANLGKDYMVWDKGAKIDFVKPGEGTVTATFHLPDSEFAEIKNLLQKEKKTIRTYEALVVGEDGKTVAQITKDLYIRRLT, from the coding sequence ATGAGAAATAGAGAGATATTACTCGAATACAAAGTTCATCCCCTTTGGAAATTTTTAGAAGAAACTTATGGTTTTGAACAAGCATTCCGAATGTTCAAACCGTATGAAGGGGCAAACATCTTACCAAAACTTGTCGATCGAAACACAATGGTAGTTTCTATGCCACTCATTCTCTCCAATACAAATTATGTAGGAACCCATTTTGGTGGTTCCTTATATTCTATGTGTGATCCTTTTTTTATGTTTTTACTCATGGCGAATTTAGGAAAAGATTATATGGTTTGGGACAAAGGAGCCAAAATCGATTTTGTCAAACCAGGTGAAGGCACGGTGACAGCAACATTCCATCTTCCTGATTCAGAATTTGCAGAAATCAAAAATCTTTTACAAAAAGAGAAAAAAACAATTAGAACCTATGAGGCTCTCGTTGTTGGTGAAGATGGAAAAACTGTGGCTCAAATTACCAAGGATTTATACATCCGTAGGCTCACCTAA
- a CDS encoding methyl-accepting chemotaxis protein has product MPQQKIFSEKERLYSRLVWNDSINLVLFLLLAAMFGFQSIYGLLPVPLQILAGLVVFVTFVFSIFRMIQNKNILKEDLVSNHLAADPVLLLSGYGIDIHEYSESLTDTCSDLQKRLDAIGNHIIELNAKIQTTGSDIDRVYQIVSQLASEEVKLMDAVGKTSEEINIMFDIVNVVIAEIQSRNETMENLVQLSKDGRKKVNDTNFTIQRISESSGNILKLIDFINGVSKQTNLLAINAAIEATHSGSEGKGFTVIADEIKNLSTMTANNAKQISKILNENVNDYKKAEKLGIESGDAFQFIASEIHVVHGTIAEVVQSIQELKSRGGAILSKAKTLDDVAERVRDTSGEVYGEIVTINSNLDEIQSLSNTIQNECEEIRSAQQVILKTTEILKSQIKDIHSVTDKMMMGTT; this is encoded by the coding sequence ATGCCACAACAAAAAATCTTCAGTGAAAAAGAGAGACTCTACTCTCGATTGGTTTGGAATGATTCTATCAACTTAGTCCTTTTTCTCCTCCTCGCAGCTATGTTTGGATTCCAATCCATTTACGGACTACTCCCAGTACCACTCCAAATATTAGCTGGTTTGGTGGTTTTTGTTACATTCGTATTTTCTATTTTTCGAATGATCCAAAATAAAAATATTCTAAAGGAAGATTTGGTCTCAAATCATTTAGCCGCTGATCCAGTTTTATTACTTTCCGGATATGGAATTGATATCCACGAATATTCGGAGTCTCTCACAGATACATGTTCTGATTTGCAAAAAAGATTGGATGCCATTGGAAATCATATCATAGAATTAAATGCGAAAATCCAAACGACAGGAAGTGATATTGATCGTGTGTATCAAATTGTTTCCCAACTCGCTTCAGAAGAAGTAAAACTCATGGATGCAGTGGGTAAAACTTCCGAAGAAATCAACATCATGTTTGATATTGTAAATGTTGTCATTGCTGAGATCCAAAGCAGAAATGAAACAATGGAGAATTTAGTACAATTAAGCAAGGATGGTAGAAAAAAAGTAAATGATACCAATTTTACAATCCAAAGGATCAGTGAGTCCTCAGGGAATATTCTAAAACTCATCGACTTCATTAATGGAGTATCCAAACAAACGAATTTACTCGCAATCAATGCGGCCATTGAGGCAACTCACTCCGGTTCCGAAGGGAAAGGATTCACGGTCATTGCCGATGAAATTAAAAATTTATCCACAATGACTGCAAACAATGCAAAACAGATTTCGAAAATCTTAAACGAAAATGTGAATGATTACAAGAAAGCTGAAAAATTAGGAATAGAATCTGGAGATGCCTTTCAATTCATCGCTTCGGAAATTCATGTTGTTCATGGAACAATCGCGGAAGTTGTACAATCCATTCAGGAATTAAAGTCGAGAGGTGGTGCCATCCTTTCCAAAGCAAAAACATTAGATGATGTTGCAGAACGTGTGCGAGATACTTCTGGTGAGGTTTATGGTGAGATTGTTACAATCAATTCCAACCTAGACGAAATCCAATCCTTATCCAATACAATCCAAAATGAATGTGAAGAGATTCGTTCTGCACAACAAGTGATCCTAAAAACAACTGAAATTTTAAAATCACAAATCAAAGACATCCATTCTGTCACAGATAAGATGATGATGGGAACCACTTGA